GTGTAGTGGAAAGCTTAATTTGCAAACATAATAACTCACAACCCTTCTATAATCttagaaaattttaagagttacaAGAAAACTAAAGAACAACTCTCCTTTGGAAGGGTAATGCTAAACATCACGCCCGGCGTGTTGTACGCAGGggtgatttattattttaaaataataaaataataatattttaattattttattattttaattattaaaaaaaaaaaaaaaaaaaagaagaaagaagaaagaagcctggcgtgcatgaacagtcatgcacacCGGCATTGTTAGAATCATGACCCCCTTTAGAATATTTCTTATCGATAAAACtgagaaaataaattatctaGCACGGTTAATCCATTTTTATTGAGCTTAAATAGGAGTTGATTAGcaacttcaaaaagaaaattataaaattgttCTTTATTTAAAAGATTGCAAATTCATTCAATCGATCAAAAGTTTATCGAAGATCAATCAAACGTTCAATTCTTTCTTCTGTGGcatcaatcacaagttcaatcaAACTTTCTAAAAGAgattttttaaatctttatttacGACTCGTTTTAACTTAATAAGCATCGGAGTGGAAAACACTTTGTAAGatacaaaaaaattatagcccatcaaatcaacttttaaaagctcccattcatataatatcaacaTCACTGACTATGGACGTTTTACTTTTAATGATTTGCATCAAAATGTCTCGTAGATACCATTATGAGTCCGCAATAACAACATAAAAGATGAATCATTAAATGCAAGAAGAATCATTAAAACGTAAAACTAGGATGAAAATAATGCATGTTGGGGAGATTTTCTCCCCCACTAGGCCCTATTTCTTTACCCCTATGTTTAATATACCATCACTTACTCACCATGTGACAACATGTGCATACTATTTTTAGCACCTAAgaataaaaggagaaagaagaacatTTTCTAAgggttcttcttctttctccccatGAACTTGATTTTCCATGGATCACTcatgtctctttctctctctctcatgtatATCTCACTCAACACACTACTAATTCATGGATATTATaggtaaattattattatattttttatttacatatGAGATGTTAACTTAAGCATCTAAGAGTCTTCAACCCCAACCGAAAATCCTTTAAGCTAACCTTTATTTTGTAAGAACTTCATTAATGTACAAAAAGTCCTCTCATAGCTCAACCCTAAAGAGAAGGTAAATTATGTTGGGTATTGTTAGTACAATAGGTGTCGTGGCGGCTTTGTGTGAAAAAGGCGGTAGTCAGCAAAAGACGCGAACCTGAGCGTGCTAGACGGGAATTTAAAGGACTTTTTACAGGACCATGCAGTTGAGTGGGTGTGGGTGGGACTGACCCCCATTTCACTGACAAAAATCCTCTCCCATTTCACATTCTATAGTCTCTCTATACCATCCCATCCCATCCCATCAAAGACCCACGAGAGCCGGCCAGCTGCAACTTTGTCttcatttcttctcttttcttttctttacctGCACTTAAAGCTGCACCATTTGCGTGGTGCTTTTTACTGCACCATCACTCAAAATTAAACAACACGCGcacttcatttcttttcttcctttacCACCTTCCATTACTTTCCTCAGAGAATGCTCTAGCTTCCACAACAACCTTTCatgttttcatttctctttttgccCCATCAGGGAATGCTAAATTTGACTGTTTACAATATAATGACACcattattttggtttttaacgGTAAAAAGTGTGTTTAAAAGGAGGAAAGTGACATGCACATGGAGCAATGGCATtaagtaatgctaggtaccatttttttattctcttaaaattcTCTTGAAGTTGAtatgactttcaaaatcaccattaaatcaaaattcaagtatgattcatctaaaatttaataattattttaaaagtcacatcaatttaaatttttttttaagaagataaaaagatgatgcATCACATTACTCAAATGACAGTTTGCCCATTTTTTGAAGTAAAAGATTGTAGTACTCGAAGGCCAGAAAATTGGTAAAAGGTAATTATGACATTAATTGCTATAATTAAGATATTAGCAATGATTCATGAGAATAATGTCATGATCAACTTTAATGAAACATGAAATTAAACCAAGGAATATTTGGTACTCAATCAGCGACAGCCCACGTCATGTCGTTCTCAAAGATCCAGTGGCACACTTCAATTTGTCCGGGGCTGGACGCCAGTGCCACGAAGGCCCCGTGGTTTGGGCTCCAAGCTGATGTGTCAATATGACAGATGGCAACACCATGGTTGATCTTGGTCTTGGTTTTCACGTCAAGAATATCAGCCTCGTACACCTTAACTTTGGGCACAGAGTGACAGTAATACAATAGGTAAGGGTACAGGCTCTGATGGCATGACACCGATTTCGTCACTCTTCCACCGTTGATCCCTTTGACCGTCCCGATCATCACCTTTTGATCTGACCCGTTCAAATTTTCTGTGGTCCTCACAACCACATTGTTGCCCAAGACCGAGACGGCGAAGTCTAGCATGCCCTCCACCGACCCCACGCACCGCTTGTTCTCACCCTGGCTCGGACCCCTCTCGCACTCGGCCAGCGCGTTTACAAACACGCGCTCCATTACCGAACTCTCTCGCGCGTGGAAAATTTCCTTGAGCTCCGACAGACGGTTGGTCGAGAATGGTAATTTGGACAAAATCCACGGTGGCAAAAACGACCTTCTAGGCATCCTGTCCCTAATGTCGGGCATCACCACAACATTCCCTTCCTTCAACATAGCCTCCCGGAAAAACTTGCCCGGTTCTACCCATTTATTTACAGAACTGCCACTCTTGCGCAAAGAACCTGCTGATGCGGTGCTGATATTGCTGTACTCAGAAAATGTGACACCCTTATTGGTATATTCTTTGAATGTACGGTCCACGCTATAAGATTTGAATTCTATCGTGGTCTGACCCATCGATCTTTTGCCATACTCTTTGAACGTGTCTTTTCCATGGTTGAACGATTTTCCATAGCTTGCAAAACTCAGTTGACCGGAGTTGGCAATCTTACCGTAAGATTGGAAAGAATTGGCGCCCGCGTTTGCTCCATTTCTGTAGCTTGAGAAGCTATCGATCCCCGCGTTCCCTCCATTGCCATAGTTCTTGAAATTGCTACGTGGGTTATTGCCTGATTCACCGTACGCTTTAAACGAATCGTTTGCGCCATTACCTGTTAAATCAATCGTCGTTCATCTTAAAAGTTGTACGTATTCgatgaatttaatattttttaacgTTATAAATTAGTTACCTGACTCGCCGTAGCCTGTGAATCCGGAGCCAATAGTGTTAGAGTTGCCGGCGTAGCTGTTGAACTCGCTGGGGCCGCCGTTTCCGTTCTTGCCGTAGCTGACGAACTCTTGAGCGCCGGAGTTGGTTTCGTCGCTGTAGGTTGTGAAAGAGAGTTTGTGGTTGTTAGCGTCGGAGTCGTAGGAGGTGAACCGGAGGTTGGGGACGTTGACGAGCTTGTCGTAGTTGGTGAACTGGCCAGATCCGCCCGTGGCGCCGGCGCCGTAGCTGGTGAAGTTGGAGTCAGCAACGTTTGCTTCGTTGGCGTAGTTAGCGAATGCTTCGCCGTGGCCAGTTGAGGCTCCGCTGTACTTCTTGAACGAGTCGTTCGGGTTGTTCAACCCGTCAGAGTAGTTCTTGAACGAGTCAACGCCGCCTTGCCGGGACGAGCCGTAGTTGGCGAAGCGGTTGTTGGAGTAGCCAGCGAAGTCGGCGTCTCTGGTGTCGTCCTTTTTGGTCAAGGCTGCGGTTGAGTCGTCAAAGGCACAGAACAAGTTGGCTAATGAGCAGAAGGAGTAGAGGTGCGAAGACAGCGAGTTTTGCTCGGCGAGTTTGGTGAAAACGGCGGCGTTTGCTGCATTGAGCGGAGACGCTTTGGAGAGAAGGAAAACCGGTGTTGGTATACTGTTAGAGATTTGCTTGTTCCAGTGGCGGATCATGGAGGCTCTGGGCGTGAATGGGTTGGTCGTGATCTTGCTGGCATCAGAAACCTgcacatatatgtatatgaatgagaaatatatatatatagcaaacaGAAGAATTGAAGAAGGTAGAAGAGAgagtagatatatatatacttacattGTTGAAAGATGAGAGTaatacgaagaagaagaagaggaagaggaaacTCATTCTGTTCATCAGTCTTTCTGCAGAGAGAGTTGGTCGGTGTAGTCAGCAGAGcataaataagagagagagagagagagagggagaggaaggTGTGGTGTCTTTTTCGAATCttaatgttttcttttgctttgggCAGTTCTTTTGCCAGAGAAAGTAAGCCggaccttttttctttttccaaatttagTTTAGTGTGAAGATTAGGTTATGGGATCatgcatttaattaataaattaactttTACCAGGACACATTGAAATTGATACCTGTAACTGTAACGATCTTGATAtaattcctttctttcttctttttataggGAAGATGGTTGCACATGTAATGACAGATGAGGGACAAGATCGTCTTCTCTCTTTGACACTTTCCATGGTTGTAAACTTGCTATGATGTTGTTGAGTGAGACGGAAGCTCAAACAAATTTCTTAAGGAAAATGCCAAGTGATCTTAGTATTTTCTTTGTGTCCTCTTAGTCATAATAAgtagatataatttttaaaaaataaatatgtgctactttcttttttatttgttattttaaaataatatctacctaagattagaaaaatactaaaaaagcaCATAGCATTCTCCATAATTAAAGGAGCAGTGTTGAattgaattttcactttttaaaaaaaataatatccacataagACTAAATGATGTAGATCAGgactatcttatctttcagtcttttattatgtttatttgttagtcttttattaggtttctttattagtcatttattctatcttatctttcagtttttatttgaattaagtttctttgttaatctttatttggtttagttgtcttttgTAAACTTCTAAATTGAcattatttcattgttatcttaggattAAGAGTGCTCTTAGGGCAATAAATAGATGCTTAGAGCCCTGAGAATGCagttttgattatttatttggttttctcaataagaatactcaaagttcagtttcttcattattttttcttaaattatagAGAGTCAGATTtatttgattcttgtgatagtcttgTAATCATAGAAATATTTGTCTCTTTTACTTGCTATTGCATCACTAGAAGATGATTAAAAGAGGACCCagcatttttataatttaaggAGCAGTGttgaattgaatttttatttttgattcaGCAAGTATAATCATTATTAGCTGTATTAGATcaactaattaattatctatGGCGCCCGATAGATACGCTATTAGATTGAGTCAAAAAGCACATAAAAGTTCCGATTCCAGCGAGAAGATCTTGGTAGTAAAAAAGAGTCTTAGACATGTATTTGAGATAAATATATTTAAGtacaaaaataatagttttttaagTGTTGAAATGgtataaattaataaatcaaaagcataattAATTAGTTACTAGTGGGCAGGAAAGCTTTTTCAGTGAACCACAGCATCGTGCTTCAAATCTTTTTGTTGAAAGCAAGAGTcaaagattttatttatttatttatttatttattattattatttttattttttttatggatacaaCTAAGGAGGGACAAGGGGACCTCTTGTTTCTTAGAGAGGAAATAAAATGAAGCAGTTCATTTGACAATAGAATGTGCCCCAAAATTAATTCACCTAGAAACTTTGGTCGCagaccaagaagaaaaagatgaaagattATAAATGGTATCATCCACTCAACAGTAGTGAGAGTCTTGAAAGTCCTTAAGAGATAACTCAATCAGTAATGaatcacgtctcatgaagcggaggtcactaattcaaattttcttaaaaacaaaagcTAGAGTCTTGAAGATACTTTAATGATACCCAAATAC
This genomic interval from Corylus avellana chromosome ca3, CavTom2PMs-1.0 contains the following:
- the LOC132174981 gene encoding polygalacturonase 1 beta-like protein 3, which encodes MNRMSFLFLFFFFVLLSSFNNVSDASKITTNPFTPRASMIRHWNKQISNSIPTPVFLLSKASPLNAANAAVFTKLAEQNSLSSHLYSFCSLANLFCAFDDSTAALTKKDDTRDADFAGYSNNRFANYGSSRQGGVDSFKNYSDGLNNPNDSFKKYSGASTGHGEAFANYANEANVADSNFTSYGAGATGGSGQFTNYDKLVNVPNLRFTSYDSDANNHKLSFTTYSDETNSGAQEFVSYGKNGNGGPSEFNSYAGNSNTIGSGFTGYGESGNGANDSFKAYGESGNNPRSNFKNYGNGGNAGIDSFSSYRNGANAGANSFQSYGKIANSGQLSFASYGKSFNHGKDTFKEYGKRSMGQTTIEFKSYSVDRTFKEYTNKGVTFSEYSNISTASAGSLRKSGSSVNKWVEPGKFFREAMLKEGNVVVMPDIRDRMPRRSFLPPWILSKLPFSTNRLSELKEIFHARESSVMERVFVNALAECERGPSQGENKRCVGSVEGMLDFAVSVLGNNVVVRTTENLNGSDQKVMIGTVKGINGGRVTKSVSCHQSLYPYLLYYCHSVPKVKVYEADILDVKTKTKINHGVAICHIDTSAWSPNHGAFVALASSPGQIEVCHWIFENDMTWAVAD